In Paenibacillus stellifer, the DNA window GATCTGCTGCTGAAGCCAGTTCTGCACAAGGTATACGGGGAGCAGTTCGCCCCGGCCGGAGGGCTTGAGCCGTATTATGAACGCCTTCGGCTGCTCCGGATCCGCTTCCGCCAGGAGAACGATGCACACCGTCATGAAGGCGGAGCTAAGGCCGGCGGAGATAAAGGGCGTCCAGCATAACCGGACAAGGGCCAAGGTATACGAGGTGAGCTGCGGCTATTTGAAGTGTAGGCTGTCATTGAAGCCGCGGCCATTACGGTGCTTGGGTCAACATGGAGCCTGCTGCCATTACGGAGTCACGCTCAACATGGAGGTTACAGCCATCATTGAGGCAGTTGCCAACCGAACAAAAAGCCTCCCGCAAAAATGCGGGAGGCCCAGCCGTTCTCCTAATGGATGATGTGTATTTGGACTACAGCCATTCTTTTTTGCGGAATATATAGAGCATCCCGCAGCCCAGCGCAACCATAACGCCGATAACGCCGTAGTAGCCGTATTTCGTATGGATCTCGGGGATGTTCTCGAAGTTCATCCCGTAGATGCCGGTTATGACGGTGAGGGGCATGAATATCGTCGTAATCGCCGTGAACACCCGCATGATTTCATTCGCCCGGTTGGCGATACTGGACTGATAGGCTTCGCGCAAGTTGCCCATCAGATCGCGGTAGGTTTCAAATGTTTCGGAGATTTTCACGGCGTTCTCGTAGATGTCGCTAAAATATTTCTGCAGCTGATCGTCGATCAGGCGGAGATCTTTTTTGTTCAGGGTGTTGACGACTTCCTTCTGCGGGCCGAGCATCTTCTTCAGCCACAGAATTTCGCTTCGCAGACCGATGATTTCGCTAAGATGACTCTTCTTGGTATGCATCAGGATATCCTCTTCCAGCTTCTCGATCCGCGCTTCGATCCGGTCGCCGACGGCGAAATAATTGTCCACGACAAGGTCGATGAGCAGGTAGAGGAAACGGTCGGGCTCGCTGACTTCCTGTTCCCACAGAATCGGCTTCACGGCGCGCAGCTCGTGGATTTTCTGCTTCGTGACGGTAATGATAAAGTGCCGTCCCAGGAAAATATTCAACGCCCGGAGGAAAATCTCCTCGTCGTCAAAACGGATGCTGTTCACCACAATAAAATAATGGGATTCATAAATTTCGATTTTGGGCCGTTGTTCCTCATCGCTGAGGCAGTCCTCCACGGCCAGATCATGCAGATTGAACAAGGGTTGCAACAGTCCCAGATCATCCACATCGGCGTCGATCCAGTAGAATCCTTCCGCCGGCGGAGCAAGGGTTGCTTCAATATCGTCTACAGGCGTAAATACGCCTGCGTTGACCAGCCGGATTTTCATCTGATTCACTCCTTCTTTCCCTATCTTGCCCAGGGATATGCTTAAGAAAGCACAAGGAAGACATCAGCTTGGCCGGCAGTTCTGCACACAAAGAGGCCGCTTAAATTCCGAAGGCATGAAGAAGAAGCGCTCCCGCCGCCGGCAAGCTGATGTTACTCCTGTACGGTTGTTCCTGATCGGCATTGTGCCGCTTACTCGGGTCGCCTTCCATTCTTCATCTCACCTCTTGTATTCTCAGAATAAGTCGATACCTGTCAGTCCTGCTCAAAACCCTTGTTCAGTATAACGCCGGAGGTAGGCTCTTTCAAGCAAAATTGTTGTTATATTCGAAGCCGCAACACCAGTATATGGACTTGACGAGATAAGGTTCATCACTTATATTGAATAATAAGAATTTGAACTGAATATGAACCGATCTTATCAAGAGCAGGTGGAGGGACTGGCCCGATGAAACCCGGCAACCGGCGGTAAACGCACGGTGCTAATTCTTGCAGAGACGTATCCAGCAGCAATTGTCTGGAATGCGTGACTCTGGCAGATGAGAGAGAATCATAGGTGTATACATATGACCTTTCTCGTTTGTGCGGGAAAGGTTTTTATTTTGTAAATTTTGTCAACATGATGAAGGAGTGACCTAGAGTGCCTATCAAGATTCCGGACAGCCTGCCAGCCAAAGAGATTTTATCCGGGGAAAATATATTCGTCATGGATGAAAGCCAGGCCTTTCACCAGGATATACGCCCCCTTCGGATTGCCATACTGAATCTGATGCCGACGAAAGAGACGACAGAGACCCAACTGCTGCGTCTGGTAGGCAACTCGCCTCTTCAAGTCGATGTGACGCTGCTTCACCCGAGCACCCACACCTCGAAGAATACCTCAGCCGAGCATCTGAAGAGCTTCTACAAAACGTTCGATGAAATTGCAGACCGCCGTCTGGACGGATTGATTATTACCGGCGCGCCGGTGGAGCAGATGGAATTCGAGGACGTGAACTACTGGGAGGAATTGCAGCGCATCTTCGAGTGGAGCAAGGATAACGTAACCTCGACGATGCATATATGTTGGGCGGCCCAGGCGGGATTGTACTATCATTTCGGAGTTCGCAAAATCGGACTTCCCGACAAATGCTTCGGAGTGTTCCCGCATAATGTATTGGCGCCGAATACGAAGCTGCTGCGCGGCTTTGATGAGCTGTTCCATGTGCCGCATTCCCGGCATACGGATATCTCCCGCGAGGATATCGAGAACTCTCCGGATCTGCAGATTTTGGCGGAATCGGACGAAGCCGGCATCTACTTGGTCGCCACGCGCGACGGCCGCCAGATCTTCGTAACGGGGCATTCCGAGTACGACCCCTTCTCACTTAAAGGGGAGTACGAGCGGGACATCGCCAAGGGGATGGAGATAGCGCTGCCGAAGCATTATTTTCCAAATGACGATCCAAACCGGACGCCGCCGGCGGTATGGCGGGCCCACGCGAACCTGCTGTTCTCCAACTGGCTGAATTACTACGTCTACCAGGAGACACCCTACGACATCGGACCGATGATCTGACAACCGCAATTGGCAATGGCTTCAATTAGGCAATAACCTAAACCATCATATGCAGACAGGCTGAGGGTCTTTGACGTCGGGATGCCTGACCCGCATGAACATTCGGGAGGAAATAACCATGAACGACAAGCTCAGAATTGAAAGCAGGCTCGCCCAAATCGGCTCCCAGGAGGATCCGGCCACCGGCGCAGTGAATTATCCGATCTACCAATCCACAGCGTTCCGGCATCCGCGCCTGGGACAGAGCACCGGCTTCGATTATATCCGGACCAAGAACCCTACGCGCTCGGTACTTGAGTGTGCAGCCGCCGAGCTGGAATCCGGCGACGTTGCTTTTGCTTGCAGCTCCGGCATGGCCGCTCTGCAGACGATCTTCGCCTACTTCAGCCAGGGCGATCATCTCATCGTCTCCCTTGATCTGTACGGAGGTACATACCGGATGCTGGAGCGGATTATGTCAAGGTTCGGAGTCACTGCTTCGTATGTGGATACCAATGATCTTGAAGCGCTGGAAGCGGTGCGCAGGGAGAACACGAAAGCCGTCTTCATCGAGACGCCGACGAATCCGCTGATGATGATTACGGATATCGAAGCGGTCTGTACATGGGCCAAGCCCCACGGCCTGCTGACGATTGTGGACAACACGCTGCTCACCCCATACTTCCAGCGGCCGCTTGAGCTTGGCGCCGATATCATTATCCACAGCGCCACCAAATATCTTGGCGGACACAACGATGTGCTGGCCGGCCTGATCGTGACGAAGGGAGAGGCGCTGTCGCAGGAGATGGCGATCTTGCACAACTCCATCGGCGCAGTGCTGTCCCCGAGCGACAGCTACCAGCTGATGAGAGGCATGAAGACGCTGGCGCTGCGGATGGAGCGGCATGAGAGCAATGCGCTGGCCATCGCCCGCCATCTGAAGGAGCATCCGGCGATCGCGGAGGTGTATCATCCCGGGCTTTCGGATCATCCCGGTTATGAGATCCAGCGCCGCCAATCGAGCGGCAACACCGGCATTTTCTCCTTCAAGGTCAAGAATGCCGCTTATGTGGAGCCGATTCTGCGCCATATCAAGCTGATCGCCTTCGCGGAGAGCCTCGGCGGCGTTGAGTCGCTGATGACGTACCCGGCTATCCAGACGCATGCGGATATCCCGGCTGAAATCCGCGACGCGGTCGGCGTCGACGACCGTCTGCTGCGCTTTTCGGTCGGCGTCGAGCATGTTGACGACCTGATCTCCGACCTCGATCAGGCCCTGGAAGCGGCCCGGGCGGAGATCGAGACCGCAGCCGGCCTCGAAGGTTAACTACTGGTCCGCTGAGTGTCTGCCATCACGAATCGTGTGAGGGGGGCGGCTGACCGCCAATAGGACTGAAGAGAAGCGTCGATTTGACGCTTCTGTTTTTTTGTAAACCTAACAATGCCTAAGCTTTGCGCTTAAATCCGGCGTATTTTTCCGGTAAATGCATGTCGTCAATAAGGGAGCCGTCAGGCGTATATCCTTGGTTTCTACAGCTGAAAGAGAAGCGGTCGCGAAAAAAAGATATTTTTCAAGCAGGGACGGATATGTTACCATGATTCCACGGACATATTCGTTGTCATGCAAATTTTATTAAAAGTTAGGAAGGCTGGAGTTTAGGCTTGGGCTGTAAAAGGAGGAGATATGATGAGCGCGATTGACGCCATTCTGAACAAAGCGCTGCAGGGCGAACGCCTGGGGCTTGAAGATACGGTCAGACTGTTTGAGAGCAATGAAATCGAGAAGATGGGCGCCGCCGCGGATGTAATCATGAAACGCTGGCATCCGGAGCCGGTGGCGACCTTTGTAATCGGACGGAATATCAACTATACGAATATTTGCGATGTGTACTGTCGCTTCTGCGCATTTTACCGCAGACCGGGCTCCGAGGAGGGCTATGTGCTTCCGGATGAAACGATCTTCGAGAAGATCCGTGAGACGATTGCTGTGAATGGAACCGAGATTCTGATGCAGGGCGGCACCAACCCAAATTTGCCGTTCAGCTATTATACGGATCTGTTGAAAGGCATCAAGCAGCGCTTCCCGGGGATTACGATGCACTCGTTCTCGCCGGCAGAGATCATGAAGATGAAAGAATTGTCGGGCTTGACGCTCGAAGAGACGCTGCGGCAGATTCACGCCGCCGGCCTCGATTCGCTGCCGGGAGGGGGCGCAGAGATTCTGGACGACCGCACCCGCCGCAAAATCAGCCGTCTGAAGGGCTCCTGGCATGACTGGATGGACGTCATGAAGACGGCGCACCGGATTGGCATGAATACGACGGCAACGATGGTGATCGGACTTGGCGAGAGCATGGAGGAACGGGCCCTGCATCTGCTGCGCGTCCGTGACGCGCAGGACGAGTGCATCGGGAACAACTATAACTCCGAGGGCTTCCTGGCCTTCATCTCCTGGACGTTCCAGCCGGACAATACGAATCTGAAGCTGTCCCGGCAGACGCCGGAGGAATATCTCAAGACCGTTGCGATCAGCCGGCTTGTTCTGGACAACATCAAGAACTTCCAGTCGTCCTGGGTAACGATGGGACCGGAGGTCGGCAAGCTGTCCCTGCAGTACGGCTGCAACGACTTCGGCAGTACGATGATCGAGGAGAATGTCGTATCCTCCGCCGGAGCTACGCATAAGGTCAATATCGAGCAAATTCTGCAGATCATCCGCGAGGCTGGCAAAATTCCGGCTCAGCGCAACACGCAATACGATATCCTGAAGGTGTTCGACCGTGAGGATGCCAAGGTGGAACGCGACTTTGTAATGCAGAACTAAATATTGATAACAGCATAACAGCCCGGGCCTGAGCGGTCCGGGCTGTTTGATATGCCGTAAAGCACCGCTTACGGCTAGCTGGATTGACTGATCAAGGGGCTGTGCGATTACTCGGCTGCCTCCCATTTGCAGCGGACGGGGGATACGATCGCCTTGTCCTTTTTCAACTCGGTAAAAGCCTTGTCGATCTCCTTGCGGTCAAGGCCCGACAGCTTCTCCACTTCGCCCGCGCTTACCGGCTTGCCCGCCGATTTGATGGTTTCCAACACCTGCTCCTTCACGCTCATTCTGCTCACCTCCCGCAACACATCGGCTTATGCCGACGCTTCATATAGGTTTAATGGTACAAGGAATGCGGATGGGCGGCAGTGATTTTTTTCGGGGAACAGATTTACATCTATATCCAAAAGTGATATCATAAATATATCAAATACATATCCAATTTTGGAGGTGCCTTTCATGAAAGAAAAAAAGCTTAATCCGATCAACGGCTTCTGGGTCATCACCCTGATTGCCATCTGTACAGCGGGAGCGGTCTACTTGTTCATTCAGGAATACGTGGCGCTGCCTGTCATTCTGGTTGTGATTGCGAGTATTCTGTTGACCAGCATAACAGTTGTGCAGCCTAACAAATCCGTCGTTGTCACGTTCTTCGGCCAATACGTAGGTACGATTTCCAAAAGCGGCCTGTGGGCGGTTATTCCGTTCAGCATCCGCAAGACCGTATCTTTGCGTGTGCGCAACTTCAACAGCGTCAAGCTGAAGGTGAACGATGTCGAGGGCAATCCGATTGAAATTGCTGCGGTGGTCGTGTTCAAGGTGGTAAACTCCGCCAAGGCTCTGTTCGATGTTGACAAGTATATGCAGTTCGTCGAGATACAGAGCGAAACAGCGCTTCGCCACGTAGCGAGTAAATATCCGTACGATGGCTTCAGCGGAGCGGGCATGTCTCTGCGCGCCAATGCGGAGGAGATTGCCGGGGAACTGGCAACGGAGCTGCAGGAACGGCTGACCATCTCCGGGGTTGAGGTTCTTGAAGCGCGTCTGACTCATCTTGCCTATTCGACTGAAATTGCGAGCACGATGCTTCAGCGTCAGCAGGCCAGCGCCATTCTCTCCGCGCGCCAGATTATTGTGGAGGGAGCTGTGGGCATGGTCGATATGGCGATCAAGCAGTTGAAAGAGAGCGGCGTCGTCGAGCTTGACGAAGAACGGAAGGCAGCTATGATCAACAATCTGATGGTCGCGATCGTATCTGAGCGCGGAGCAAGCCCGGTGATCAACGCGGGCTCGCTGTACTAAGGCGGTCCTCCAATGGCGGCCAAGAAGAATTTTCCGCTGCGGATCGATCCCGCGCTGTACGAGGCGCTGGAGCGTTGGGCGGGAGAGGAGTTCAGGAGCGTGAACGGACACATCGAATATTTGCTCCGAGAGAGTCTGAAACGCGCCGGACGCTTGCCTGGCCGTATGTCACGGGACAGTGACGACTAGCCGCAAAGCACTCGCAGCGGAAAAAATGAAAGTTGACTTGACGGAAGAAGCTGCCCGGCTTATAATTACACATTATTCACGCGAGCAGCGTTGACAAAGACATGAATCGATTTCTCGGTCCGTCCAGAGAGAGGGAACGTCCGGCTGTAATTCCCTCCGGTATCCGGCTTTCGCTTTACCCCTTTGTAGCTGCGGTTATGAACCTTCCAGGCAGTCTCCGTCAAGAAGCGGAGCGCAGCATGCCGGGAACCAGTAAGAACCGCCGGCTCATGGCCGTTATCCCATGCTGAACAAGGATTCTGTTTCCCTAAGAGGAGACAGAGTTGAATTTGGGTGGAACCACGGGTGATCAACACTCGTCCCTCTGGCGGGACGGGTGTTTTTTGTTGCGTGGATATTGTCCGTTCCGCAGAACCTTCCGGCGGCAGCGAGCGCCGCTACAGACAGGTACCATCAACCCAAGGAGGAAGAAACAAATGGCAGTAAGCATCAAGTTACCGGACGGATCGGTTCGTGAGTACGCGGAAGGCAGCAGCATCGACGATGTGGCGGCTTCCATCAGCAGCGGGCTGAGAAAGAACGCAGCCGCAGGCAAATTGAACGGTGTAATCGTCGATCTGGCGGCCAAGCTGAATGAAGGAGATCTTGTTGAAATCGTAACGCTGGATTCCCCTGAAGGCCTGGAGGTTATGCGTCACAGCACAGCCCACCTGATGGCACAGGCCGTCAAGCGCCTGTACGGGGCCAAAGAAGTGAAGCTGGGCGTCGGCCCGACGATTGAAGACGGATTTTATTATGATATGGACCTGGAGCAGCCGCTGAATCCGGAGGATCTCCAGAAGATCGAGAAGGAAATGGAACGCATCATTTCCGAAAATTTGCCGATTATCCGCAAGGAAGTCAGCCGTCAGGAAGCGCTGGACATCTTCGGCGAGCTTGGCGATCCCTACAAGCTTGAACTGATCCGGGACCTGCCCGAGGACAGCGTCATCACCATTTACGAGCAGGGCGAATTCTTCGATCTGTGCCGGGGGCCGCATGTTCCTTCGACTGGAAAAATCAAGGTGTTCAAGCTGATGAATGTAGCCGGCGCGTACTGGCGCGGCGACAGCAAGAACAAGATGCTGCAGCGCGTGTACGGAACCGCCTGGATCAAGAAAGCACAGCTGGACGAGTACCTGCATCTGCTGGAGGAAGCGAAGAAGCGCGACCACCGCAAGCTCGGCAAGGAGCTTGAAATCTTCACGTTCAACCAGCTCGTCGGCCAGGGCCTGCCAATCTGGCTGCCGAAGGGCGCCAAGCTGCGCAGCATACTGGAACGCTATATCGTTGACATCGAAGCCAGTCTTGGCTATCAGCATGTATACACTCCGGTTCTTGGCAACGTGGATCTGTACAAGACCTCCGGCCACTGGGATCATTACCAGGAAGATATGTTCCCGAAGATGACAATCGACACCGAGGAATTCGTGCTGCGTCCGATGAACTGTCCGCATCATATGATGGTCTACAAGAGCAGCATGCACAGCTACCGGGATCTGCCGATCCGCATCGCGGAGCTTGGCACCATGCACCGCTATGAAATGTCCGGAGCCTTGACCGGCCTTCACCGGGTACGCTCCATGACGCTGAATGATTCACATATCTTCTGCCGCCTGGACCAGATCAAGAGCGAATTCAGCCGCGTGCTGGAGCTGATCGACCGGGTGTACCGCGACTTCGGCATTCATGAATACCGCTTCCGCCTATCGTATCGCGATCCTCAGGACACCGAGAAATACTTCCAGAACGACGAAATGTGGGAGACCGCGCAGCGGATGCTCCGCGAGGTTGTCGAGGAAGCCGGACTGCCGTTCTACGAAGCCGAAGGCGAAGCAGCGTTCTACGGTCCGAAGCTCGACGTGCAGATCAAGACTGCGCTTGGCAAGGAAGAGACACTCTCGACCGTACAGATCGACTTCCTGCTGCCGGAACGCTTTGAGCTGGAATATGTCGGAGACGACGGACAGAAGCATCGTCCGGTTGTACTGCACCGCGGTATTCTCGGCACTATGGAGCGCTTCGTAGCATTCCTGCTGGAGAACTTCGCAGGCTCCCTGCCGCTGTGGCTGTCGCCGCAGCAGGTGAAGGTCATTCCGGTGTCGAGCGCGTTCGACGACTATGCCAAGGATGTCGTCGACAAGCTGACCCGGCAGGGCCTCCGCGCCGAAGCCGATCTGCGCAATGAGAAGCTCGGCTACAAGATCCGTGAGGCCCAGCTGGAGAAGCTGCCGTACATGTTCATTGTCGGCGAGAACGAAATGAACTCGGCTTCCGTCTCCGTCCGCAAGCGGGGAGAGGGCGACCTCGGAGCCAAGCCGCTGGACGAAGTGATCGGCAGCCTGGTTCAGGAAGTCTCCTCGAAAGCCATTTTCTAAAGAGTTCCCGGCAGCAACCGGTAATTCATCCATAAGACCTCTGTCATATGCCGCATCCGGCGGGCGATCCGCCGGATGTATAAAATTTCGGAAAACGGGAAACCTTCGCTAATAAGGGGGAGGTTAACATGACGAACGAAATGGGCAAATGGCAGAGGTCTTGGTGTGTTGCAGTAACCATTCTATTTATGGCAGCGTTGATCATTCTGTTTACGAAGCCGGAGAACGGGAAGAGGGAAGCATCGGTTCCCGGCGGGTTGGCGGAAGCAAGCGTAGCTACGCATATATCGCCGATTCCGGTACAGCAAGTGCCTGCCGTGAAGCGGGCTGTGGAAATACCGGTCCGGGCGACAGGGAATGTCCAGTTAGTCCGGGCCACTGTGTTTGAACACCAGTCCGAAGAGAAGGTCGTGGCTTACGGTACGGCACCGCTTCGGGCGGCTTCCGTGGCCGTCCGTTCCACCGATCCGGCCACATGGACCGGCGGTGCAGGCGCATCCCGGCCGGCTTCCGCGACAGCCGGAGCGGGCAATACCAAGCCGCCGAAGACGGCTTCTTCTTCAACATCGTCTTCGGCTTCGGCCAAATCAGCAAAATCAGCCAAACCGGTCAAGCCGGCATCCGAGACCGTGCCTAAAACGGCGTCCAAACCGGCATCCAAGCAAATTTCGATACCTGTTGCCGCGCCGGAGCCGGAGCAGATTATCCGCACGATGAAAGTGACGGCCACAGGGTACACCGCCGGCTATGAGTCGACCGGCAAGCGGCCGAATCACCCGCAGTACGGGATCACCTATTCCGGCGTCAAAGTCCGGAGGGACAAGAACGCCGTATCCACCATCGCCGCAGATCCGAAGGTTCTGCCGATGGGCAGCATTTTATATGTGCCGGGCTACGGGTATGCGGTCGTTGCCGATACCGGTTCGGCGATCAAGGGACACAAGATCGATTTGTATTTCAAGACGACCCGGCAGGTCTACCGGGAATGGGGCAAGAAATCGGTCGAGGTTCAATTGATCAAGCGGGGCAAGGGTAAATGCACGGAAGCGATGCTGAACAGCATCAGCCAAGCCATACAGGCATATGACACCGTCTCGCAGGAAATGCTTGAGGAAATCATTTGACGCATAAATTGCAGCCGACCTTGACATAATACGAACTGGGGCACAGCAGACAGCCTCTGATCACTCCCCTGTGCGCGAGGCGCAGAGGGTGAGAGCAAGGGAGGTGACTAACCGTGGCTAAAAAACCGAAGGTTCAGGATAACTATAAGACACCGAACGAAAAATTTAATGCCGAGTTTGCCGCTGAGAATGAAGTGGCTTCCAAGCAAACAGGCATCGCCAAGCCGGCTCAAAAACCGCAGGCTTAACGTATTTCTAAGATTAAACCAAGCCGTCCAGAACGGCTAAAAGCGGGGCTATCCCAAGAGGTCATAAAGATGAACCTCCGGGATAGCTCCGTTTTTTTTAATTTTAAATTGCACTATTCCGAGTGATATGGTTTAATATACATAGCAAAGCACGAACAAGCAGTTTATTATCAAACAGCAGAATATCTGAAGTTAACTATGTGTTACATAACATAACGCGAACTAGTGAATTATTCATCATTAACCCGTCATATCCGAAATTTTTATTTTAAAATGTTATTAAAAGTGACATAGATATATGGACAGAGTCGATTTCTGTATGTATTATTAGGCTAACCCTACGAGATGAGCTGGGCAGATGTGAGGGTTCGGTTATAGTCGTAAGCTGAGAAAATGTTCGGGATAAGCTAATTTAATAATTGTATACAAATATACAATTATACTTTTAGTGCCGGAACAAGCAGATTTTTGACTAGGAGATGGGTATATGAACAGTTCTGTCATGCGAACACGCAGGTTATCCAAGGATAATACTTACTTAGCCCTGAAAGAGAGAATTATTAATATCGAGCTAAAGCCCGGCGAAGCTGTACAGGAAGAGAACCTGGCAGAATTGCTTGGAGTAAGCCGCACCCCTCTAAGAGAGGCCATACAACGGTTGGAGAATGAGGATTTTCTTGTCCGGCTTCCGAACGGAAGACTGAGAGTGGCGTCGGTGACAACGGAAGAGGTTAAAGAGATCTTTCTTATTCGCAGCATGCTGGAAGGTTATATTGCCAAGAATGCCGCCAAAAATGCCACTGAGCAAGATATTGAAAAGTTAACGGCTATGATCGGCAATCTGAAGATGTCCTTTCAGTCGGGCAAGAGCCAGGATTTTGTCTCCTATGGCTTTGAATTCCATGATTATTTATCGGAAATAAGCGAGCTTAAGACCTTTGTGAAAATCTTGAATCAACTAAGAGACCATGCGCTTCGTTATTGCCGGTTCGTATCCTTGCATGGCGATTGGAACCAGCAGGCGGATGAAGAACATAACCTTATCCTGCAGAAGATAGCCGCCAGAGACGAAGACGGAGCTGAGAAAGCGATGCAGGATCATATATTGAGCAGCCTATCCGCAGCATTGGAGAGAATAGAAGGCATTCAGGCACACAGAGAGGATGGGGTTTGATATGGAGACAGAATGGAGTTTGGACACGAAGATTATTCATGAGAACCAGTTTCCTGATCCCCACACAGGCGCCATCTCTCAAAGCATCGTACCTGCGGTAGCTTATGCGTTCCCTGATACAGAAACAGCGGCGGCAGTAGTATCCGGCGAGGAAGAAGGCGTCTATTACGGCAGATACGGAAACCCTACTTCCCGCACGTTGGAGAAGAAGATAGCCGCTCTGGAAGGCGGAGAAGATGCGTTGGGCGTATCCAGCGGAATGGCGGCCATCTCCATTGCGCTTCTCGGTTTCTTGAAGCAAGGCGATCATGTTCTGGTGACCAAGGATGTGTATGGAGGAACCTACAGTTTCCTGACCTCGCTGGCGCCCAGGTTCGGTATAGAGTTTGATTTTGTCGATTGTACGGACCCGGAATCAATGCTTGAGAAAATCAAGCCGAATACGAAGGCTGTCTATTTGGAGACTCCCTCTAATCCGAGGTTGACCGTTCTGGATATCGAAGCAATCTCGAAAGCCTGCAAAGCCTATCAGCTCCCCGTTATTGTCGATAACACCTTCATGAGTCCCTGCTTGCAGAAGCCTTTGGAGCTCGGGGCCGACGTTGTGGTACATAGCGCCACTAAATATATTAATGGTCACGGAGATGTCCTGGCGGGATTTGTAGTAGGCCAAAAAGACATCATCCAATTTATGAGAAAGAAGCTGATGGGCGATCTGGGGCAAAATTTAAATGCATGGGACGCATTCTTGATATTAAGAGGAATGAAGACTATGGCCCTGCGGGTGGAGAGACATTGCAGCAATGCCCAGAAAATTGCCGAATACCTCGAGTCCCATCCTTTCATCGACAAAGTCTTTTATCCAGGCTTGGCGTCGCATCCTCAATATGAACTGGCGCAAAAGCAAATGAAGGGGATGGGCGGGATTGTTTCTTTCGAAGTGAAAGGCGGATTAGTTGAAGGGAAAAAATTAATCAACTCGCTGAGACTGGCGATGATTTCATTCAGCCTGGGAGATCCGGAAACTCTGGTTCAGCATCCGGCTTCGATGACTCATGCATCAATTCCACAAGAAGAGCGGTTGAAATTCGGGATAACG includes these proteins:
- a CDS encoding trans-sulfuration enzyme family protein — its product is METEWSLDTKIIHENQFPDPHTGAISQSIVPAVAYAFPDTETAAAVVSGEEEGVYYGRYGNPTSRTLEKKIAALEGGEDALGVSSGMAAISIALLGFLKQGDHVLVTKDVYGGTYSFLTSLAPRFGIEFDFVDCTDPESMLEKIKPNTKAVYLETPSNPRLTVLDIEAISKACKAYQLPVIVDNTFMSPCLQKPLELGADVVVHSATKYINGHGDVLAGFVVGQKDIIQFMRKKLMGDLGQNLNAWDAFLILRGMKTMALRVERHCSNAQKIAEYLESHPFIDKVFYPGLASHPQYELAQKQMKGMGGIVSFEVKGGLVEGKKLINSLRLAMISFSLGDPETLVQHPASMTHASIPQEERLKFGITDGLIRISVGLEDADDIIRDFDQALSALFSDSETQIITK
- a CDS encoding GntR family transcriptional regulator, with product MNSSVMRTRRLSKDNTYLALKERIINIELKPGEAVQEENLAELLGVSRTPLREAIQRLENEDFLVRLPNGRLRVASVTTEEVKEIFLIRSMLEGYIAKNAAKNATEQDIEKLTAMIGNLKMSFQSGKSQDFVSYGFEFHDYLSEISELKTFVKILNQLRDHALRYCRFVSLHGDWNQQADEEHNLILQKIAARDEDGAEKAMQDHILSSLSAALERIEGIQAHREDGV